The DNA sequence GCGGTGAAGTAGGTGTATCCAAGTGCCCTCCCCCTGCCGGTCTTCTCGGGAACCGTGAGGTAGAAAAGGCTCGCTATCCCAAGGAGGAAGTAAATGACGACCAGATAGGGCCCCGTCCAGTCGAGTCTCTTGTAGAAGGGTCTTGGGATGAAGGAATCGGCTATTATGAAGCCCGGAAAGCCCATCCCAAACATGTTGAAGAGGGCCTGAAAGATGAAAATTCCTGCTAGAATCTTGTCCCTCACAGGCATCACGGTGCCAGATAACGGAATCCCTAAATATAGCTTTCGCCATCGTTGATCAACCTCACGAGGCCGTCCATGTCGGTCTCCTTGAGCTCCTTCTCGAACTCGATGCCGAGTTCAGCTATTTCCTCCGGCGTTATCGTCGTTTCTGGTCCTTCGGCGTTTATCCCCGGACAGCTCTCGTCGTAGTAGAGCCACAGTGTTTGGCCTTTGTACTCAAAGGGCCTCTCGCCCTCGATGCCGAGCGGTTTCCGCGAGACCATGAAGGGATAAATCCTGCATATGAGTGGCCTCACCGAGTGAATCCTGCACTTCCCTGTTTCCGGGTCGTGAAAGACGCAACCGAGATCCCATTCTCGTATTGACATAACGAAGCGGATTTTGTCACCTTCGACCGAGAACGTAACGAAGTCCTGGGGGTCATGACCCTTCCGCGCGATTCTCTCAATATCCCTTAATGTCAGGTAGACGTGCCTCCCGCGGCAGCAGTCGAGGCAGAAAAGGCACCTAAATCCTACTGGCTTCGTGAACGGCCTTGGTCTGAAGCGCATAGTCCAAAATCGGAGGGGACACTTATAAATCTGCCGAAATTTTAGTTACTTCTACACAGAAAACTTTTTAAAGATGTTAAAATTACCTTAGGTAAAAATAAGGAGGTGAACAAAGATGCCTTACGGGGAAGTTGGAAAGAACTGGGTATGGATGCTGGGTCTAGGAATAATATTCACAACCCTGGGCTTTGCCGGCCTGATGATACTGCCCCTCCTCACAATAACAAGCGTGGCAATATTCGGAGCGTTTATGCTCGTTGCCGGTACACTTCAGTTCCTCCAGGGACTTACGAAGGCAAGAGAATGGAAGAGCAGAACCCTGCACGTCCTGATGGGGGCCATCTATGTCCTAGCGGGTATCGCCACAATGGAGAACCCACTCCTTGCCACAGCGGTCCTAACCCTCATCCTAGGGGTGTCCTTAATAGTTATTGGGGCACTGAGGATTGCAGTGGCATTTCAGAACACCAACATTAACCAGTGGATGCTCGTGAGCATCTCTGGAGTCATAACGATGCTCTTGGGTGTGCTTATAGTCCTCCAGTGGCCCTGGTCAAGCCTCTGGGCGGTTGGGCTCTTCGTGTCCGTTGACCTGATAATGAGCGGGCTTAACTTCATTGCGATAGCTTTAAGTGCAAAAACGGAGTACACCAAAGAACAGAGAAATCCATCCGGGGGGTGAAGCCCACTGATAGCCCTCGTTTCCCTTATTTTGGTTATAACGCTCTCAATGATCATCGTCAGAATAGGGGCGATAGCCCTTGAAATGACCGGCCTATCCAAGGACGTCGCCTCGTTTCAGGCACAGTCGGCTTTCTCGGGTACGGGCTTCACGACGAGCGAGAGTGAATACGTCGTCTCTCACCCTGTCAGGAGGAAGATAATCAGGATTCTAATATTTCTGGGGAGCGCGGGGATTACTTCTGCCGTAGCCACACTCGTTCTGACCTTCGCCGGCAGGAGCAGGAACGAGGCTATCACCTCAATATTAATCCTCAGCCTGAGCCTGCTCATCCTTTACCTCATCTTTACATCCAAGAGGATTGAACGCTGGATGAGGAGATGGATAAAGCGCTTTTTAGCTAAAGCTTTCCCCCAGCTTAGGGTTTACGACTACAGCCAGCTCCTCGGCATAACGAGAGGATATTCCATATCCCAGATAAAGGTCAGAAAAAGGAGCTGGCTCGCAAACAAGAGTCTAAGGGAGCTTGAACTCGACAAAGAAGGGATCCTTGTGCTTGGGATATACCGCAAGACAGAGAAAGGTGAGGTTTACCTTGGCGCGCCAAAAGGGGACACTGTCATACTTCCCGGAGACATTCTTGTATGCTACGGGCCAGAAGAAGCCCTATTAAGGCTCTCCCAGAGGGTTAAAGGGAGAAAGGGTGACCTGGAGCACGAAGAGGCTGTCAAGAAAGCGGAATTAAGAAAGACAGAGGAGGAAATGATGGCAACGGCTTAAGTGTTCAGATGCGCATCGAACTCCCCGCTCTTTTTGTAGTCCGCGTAACTTTTATCGAGCCTTTTCGCGACGTAGGGGCCGTTCTTTCTGTAGCCGAACTTGCGGTAGTACTCTCTAACTCCAACTCCACTTATTACGAGCATTTTCTTGACCTCGAACTCTTCGCGAGCTATCCTCTCGGCCTCGCTCAAGAGCTCCCTGCCGTAACCGCGGTGCTGCCACTCATACCTCGGTTTCCCGCCTATTGGCACGAGCGGGCCGTAAACATGGAGCTCCCTGACTATGGCTGAAGGACAGCAGTTTATCTCCTTCCTGTGGGCTTTCTCGCTCGGAATCCTCAGACGGAGAAAGCCAATGAGGACGTCGTTTTTCACGTCTTCAAAGCTGAGGAAGATTTCCCTCCCGCCAGCCGCATCGTAGTCCTCGCGGAGGAGCTCTATGTGCTCCACCTCGGGCTCAACTCCAAACTTCTGCATCTGGTGGCCGACTTCTCTAAACCGTATCTCCCTTGGCCTTATACCGCGTTTAATCAGCTCGTTGAAGACGAGCTGGCCGAGGTTCGAGTGCTTAACTCCAGCGACTATGAGCTTCGCAGGGATGTCGCGCTGGATTCTCATCACTCTGACCCATTTGGGAAAATACTTGTAGGCCTCGACGAGAAGCTCAACGGCTTCCTCGGTAGTGTAGGGCCTGTACTTTCCGGCCTTGTACCACGCGTAAAGGGGTGCATCAGCAGTCACAAGCGTCGGGTAAATCTTGAGCATGTCAGGCCTGAAGCGGGAATCCTCGAATATCGTCCTGAAGGTGTAGAGATCTCTCTCGAAGTTGCTCCCGGGCAAACCGGGCATTATGTGGTAGTTGATTTTAAGACCAGCGTCCCTCAAAAGCTGGGTGGCCTTAACTATCTCCTCAACTCCGTGGCCCCTCTTCGTTCTCTCGTGGATGAAGTTGAAAATCGTCTGGACGCCCAGCTCCACCCTCGTGGTTCCAAAGCGGAGCATCCTGTCTATCTGCCTCTCAAAGGCCCAGTCTGGCCTTGTTTCTATAGTTAAACCGACCATCCTGACTCTGGCTTTCTCGTTCTTCCTCTGCTCGTCCTCAAGGTAGTAGTATGGCTTCCTGTGGGTTCTCCCCCATGCTTCCCTGAACTTGGGGTCTTCCTGCAAAACGGAGGTATCTCCCTTGACTATCAGCCTGACGAGCTTGTCCTCAAGGTTCTCTATGTCCCTGAAGTACGGGAAGTCGTTCATCGCCTTGAAAGCGCACTTGACGTACCACTCCTGGTAATCGAGGTCAACGGCTGGAAACGTTCCCCCCTGGATTATCACCTCGACCTTGTCGACGTCGTGGCCTATGTCGGTGAGCTGTTTAAGGCGACGCATCATGATGATGTAAGGATGATAGGCGCTCTGAACGGCCCTTAAAGCTGAAGGTTCTTTCCCGGTGTAGCTCTGGGGAGAACCGACGCTCGGCCCGCCGGGGCAGTAGATGCAGCGCCCGTGAGGGCAGGGGAACGGCTTTGTCATCATCGCAACTACCGCGACTCCGCTTATGGTTCTGGTAGGTTTTCTCTTTAGGAGATCCCTAAAGCGCTCGCGCTCCTCCTCTGGAATGGCCTTCAGTATGTCGGAGTTACCTGGAATCTTCGACAGGTGATACTTCCTAGAAACGACTATCTTGTAGCGGTTGAGCTCCTCTCTGCTCTTTATCTCGCCAGCTAAAACGGCTCTCGCTATCTCCTCGACCGCCTTCTCAAACTCGCCCATAACGACACCTCTCGCTCGATGTAGGGCTGGGTTTTAAAAGGGTTTGCCGGTGAACAAAGTTTATATTCACTTAGTGAATAATTCAGTTGGTGAATAAAATGCGCTTCGTGGACAGGGAGCGGGAGATTGAATTGCTGGAGAAAGCCCGAGAACGCTCCCGAAAAAAGCTGTACACTGTGGCGATCTACGGTCTTAGGAGAGTCGGAAAAACGAGACTTCTGCGCGAGTTTTTAAGGAAGGGAGACCTCTACTTCTTCGTCAACAGGGGGAAAAGCTCCCCCTCCCTTTTGAGAGAATATTCTGAGATACTAAAAGAGAAGGGAGTGCTCGGGAAGAGGGAGGAACTGAAGGGTTGGAATGACTTCTTTGAAGTCCTGTTCGAGCGCTTCGAGGGAACAATTGCCTTCGACGAGTTTCAGGACTTCCGTTTCGTCGAACCGGCCGTTTATCCAACCCTTCAGCGTTTCATAGATGAAAACGAGAACAGAAAAAACCTTCTGATGGTATTTACAGGTTCAACGGTTGGAATGATGGAGAAGCTGTTCAAGGACTCAAAGGAGCCGCTCTATGGAAGGATAAAAAGGGAGCTCCACCTTGAACCCCTCGACATCGGGGGGAGCTACGAGATGGCAAAAGAACTTCGGATTGAGAACATCGATGATTTCATAGTTCTACATTCAGTCTTTGGAGGCTTTCCCCGGTACTGGGTGGCGATTGAAGACGAGGGGCTAGAGGGCGAGAACGCGGAAAGAATTCTTGAGGAGCTTATATTTTCGTATTCAGCTCCCCTCGAAGAGGAAGTTCCAAGAATACTCTCACTGGAGTTCGGGAAGCGCTCCGGGCTTTATTACGATATCCTTGAAGCCATAGCCAACGGGGCAACTTCGCCGGCCAAGATAGCGGGCTATTTAAACAGAAAAGAGACATCAATAACGAGGCAACTCCACGAGCTCGTGAACTACTTCAAGCTGGTTGACTACGACAGAGCACTCCTCGGAAAGGGGAGCATTCTTTACATCAAGCACCCGTTCCTGAACTTCTGGTTCAGGTTCATCCACCCGAGGCTGAGCGAGTATGAACTAAAGAGGGAAAAGCTGTGGGAGGACGTCAAGAGAAACCTTTCCGACTACGTTGGAAAAAGGTTCGACTTCACCTGCCGTGAACTCCTAAGGCTCGCCGAGGATCAGATTCCTTTTAAGCCTGTGGTCGTGGGGAGGCACTGGGGCCACTACCGCGAGAGTGGGAGGAGAAGAGTTTATGAGATTGACATCGTAGCCCTTGACGCCGA is a window from the Thermococcus sp. genome containing:
- a CDS encoding YkgJ family cysteine cluster protein, with the protein product MRFRPRPFTKPVGFRCLFCLDCCRGRHVYLTLRDIERIARKGHDPQDFVTFSVEGDKIRFVMSIREWDLGCVFHDPETGKCRIHSVRPLICRIYPFMVSRKPLGIEGERPFEYKGQTLWLYYDESCPGINAEGPETTITPEEIAELGIEFEKELKETDMDGLVRLINDGESYI
- a CDS encoding HdeD family acid-resistance protein; its protein translation is MPYGEVGKNWVWMLGLGIIFTTLGFAGLMILPLLTITSVAIFGAFMLVAGTLQFLQGLTKAREWKSRTLHVLMGAIYVLAGIATMENPLLATAVLTLILGVSLIVIGALRIAVAFQNTNINQWMLVSISGVITMLLGVLIVLQWPWSSLWAVGLFVSVDLIMSGLNFIAIALSAKTEYTKEQRNPSGG
- a CDS encoding potassium channel family protein, translated to MIIVRIGAIALEMTGLSKDVASFQAQSAFSGTGFTTSESEYVVSHPVRRKIIRILIFLGSAGITSAVATLVLTFAGRSRNEAITSILILSLSLLILYLIFTSKRIERWMRRWIKRFLAKAFPQLRVYDYSQLLGITRGYSISQIKVRKRSWLANKSLRELELDKEGILVLGIYRKTEKGEVYLGAPKGDTVILPGDILVCYGPEEALLRLSQRVKGRKGDLEHEEAVKKAELRKTEEEMMATA
- a CDS encoding tRNA uridine(34) 5-carboxymethylaminomethyl modification radical SAM/GNAT enzyme Elp3, with the protein product MGEFEKAVEEIARAVLAGEIKSREELNRYKIVVSRKYHLSKIPGNSDILKAIPEEERERFRDLLKRKPTRTISGVAVVAMMTKPFPCPHGRCIYCPGGPSVGSPQSYTGKEPSALRAVQSAYHPYIIMMRRLKQLTDIGHDVDKVEVIIQGGTFPAVDLDYQEWYVKCAFKAMNDFPYFRDIENLEDKLVRLIVKGDTSVLQEDPKFREAWGRTHRKPYYYLEDEQRKNEKARVRMVGLTIETRPDWAFERQIDRMLRFGTTRVELGVQTIFNFIHERTKRGHGVEEIVKATQLLRDAGLKINYHIMPGLPGSNFERDLYTFRTIFEDSRFRPDMLKIYPTLVTADAPLYAWYKAGKYRPYTTEEAVELLVEAYKYFPKWVRVMRIQRDIPAKLIVAGVKHSNLGQLVFNELIKRGIRPREIRFREVGHQMQKFGVEPEVEHIELLREDYDAAGGREIFLSFEDVKNDVLIGFLRLRIPSEKAHRKEINCCPSAIVRELHVYGPLVPIGGKPRYEWQHRGYGRELLSEAERIAREEFEVKKMLVISGVGVREYYRKFGYRKNGPYVAKRLDKSYADYKKSGEFDAHLNT
- a CDS encoding ATP-binding protein, with protein sequence MRFVDREREIELLEKARERSRKKLYTVAIYGLRRVGKTRLLREFLRKGDLYFFVNRGKSSPSLLREYSEILKEKGVLGKREELKGWNDFFEVLFERFEGTIAFDEFQDFRFVEPAVYPTLQRFIDENENRKNLLMVFTGSTVGMMEKLFKDSKEPLYGRIKRELHLEPLDIGGSYEMAKELRIENIDDFIVLHSVFGGFPRYWVAIEDEGLEGENAERILEELIFSYSAPLEEEVPRILSLEFGKRSGLYYDILEAIANGATSPAKIAGYLNRKETSITRQLHELVNYFKLVDYDRALLGKGSILYIKHPFLNFWFRFIHPRLSEYELKREKLWEDVKRNLSDYVGKRFDFTCRELLRLAEDQIPFKPVVVGRHWGHYRESGRRRVYEIDIVALDAERKRALFGECKWRKRAQDGEKLLKELKEKVELTGWKGEVHYLIIARKLKNIPENVIVLDEEKIKNLLEGGR